In the Phaeobacter gallaeciensis genome, one interval contains:
- a CDS encoding RSP_7527 family protein — MTQFDNTPLTAQDIQAIEQRAHAMRSAAMGNMLRALVERIGGAVHKITALVHRPRHA; from the coding sequence ATGACCCAGTTCGACAACACCCCGCTCACCGCACAGGACATCCAGGCAATCGAGCAGCGCGCCCATGCAATGCGCAGCGCGGCAATGGGCAACATGCTGCGCGCCCTGGTGGAACGCATCGGCGGCGCCGTCCACAAGATCACCGCACTGGTGCACCGCCCGCGCCACGCCTGA
- a CDS encoding DEAD/DEAH box helicase has translation MTKFTDLNLNPKVLKAIEEAGYESPTPIQAGAIPPALEGRDVLGIAQTGTGKTASFTLPMITMLARGRARARMPRSLVLCPTRELAAQVAENFDTYTKHLKLTKALLIGGVSFKEQDQLIDKGVDVLIATPGRLLDHFERGKLILSDVKVMVVDEADRMLDMGFIPDIERIFGLTPFTRQTLFFSATMAPEIERITNTFLSNPERIEIARQATTSETIEQAVVEFKASRKDREGSEKRKVLRALIDQEGEKLTNAIIFCNRKMDVDVVAKSLKKYGYDAAPIHGDLDQSQRTKTLDGFREGQLRILVASDVAARGLDVPSVSHVFNYDVPGHAEDYVHRIGRTGRAGREGKAITICTPRDEKALDAVESLVQKTIARLENPVKKAPSRKSTEDPVDAGNDDTAASKPKPTRSRRGKSADKGQDAPKDAKADQATDADTDTATAPKSQSRSGDKSANAEKPAKQSRGGRGGKQDRRDDRKVVGMGDHMPSFIALSFDERRAS, from the coding sequence ATGACAAAATTCACCGATCTGAACTTGAACCCCAAGGTCCTCAAGGCAATTGAGGAAGCCGGGTATGAATCCCCCACCCCGATCCAGGCCGGAGCGATTCCGCCCGCGCTGGAGGGACGCGACGTTCTGGGGATCGCCCAGACCGGTACCGGGAAGACCGCTTCTTTCACCCTGCCTATGATCACGATGCTCGCCCGCGGTCGCGCGCGCGCGCGGATGCCGCGCAGCCTGGTGCTCTGCCCCACGCGCGAGCTGGCAGCACAAGTTGCTGAAAACTTCGACACCTACACCAAGCACCTGAAACTGACCAAGGCCCTGCTGATTGGCGGCGTCAGCTTCAAGGAACAGGACCAGCTGATCGACAAGGGCGTCGACGTTCTCATCGCAACGCCCGGTCGCCTGCTAGACCATTTTGAACGCGGCAAGCTGATCCTCTCTGATGTGAAGGTCATGGTGGTGGACGAAGCCGACCGGATGCTTGATATGGGCTTTATCCCTGATATCGAACGCATTTTCGGCCTGACGCCCTTTACCCGCCAGACCCTGTTCTTCTCGGCCACCATGGCGCCCGAGATCGAGCGGATCACCAACACCTTCCTGTCGAACCCCGAGCGGATCGAGATTGCCCGTCAGGCAACCACCTCGGAAACCATCGAACAGGCCGTTGTGGAATTCAAAGCCTCCCGCAAGGATCGCGAAGGCAGCGAAAAGCGCAAAGTGCTGCGCGCGCTGATCGATCAGGAAGGCGAAAAGCTGACCAATGCGATCATCTTCTGCAACCGCAAGATGGACGTGGATGTGGTGGCAAAATCGCTGAAGAAATACGGCTATGACGCCGCGCCCATTCACGGCGATCTGGACCAGAGCCAGCGGACCAAGACCCTTGATGGGTTCCGCGAGGGCCAGTTGCGCATTCTGGTAGCTTCGGACGTGGCTGCGCGCGGTCTCGACGTGCCCAGCGTCAGCCATGTGTTCAACTACGACGTTCCCGGCCACGCCGAGGACTACGTGCACCGGATTGGCCGCACCGGCCGCGCCGGCCGTGAGGGCAAGGCGATTACCATCTGTACCCCGCGCGATGAGAAGGCGCTGGATGCAGTCGAAAGCCTGGTTCAAAAGACCATCGCCCGCCTGGAAAACCCTGTTAAAAAGGCACCCAGCCGCAAATCCACCGAAGATCCCGTGGACGCAGGCAACGATGATACCGCCGCAAGCAAGCCCAAGCCGACCCGCAGCCGTCGTGGTAAATCGGCGGACAAGGGTCAGGACGCGCCCAAGGATGCAAAGGCAGATCAGGCAACAGACGCGGATACGGACACAGCAACCGCACCAAAATCCCAGTCCCGCTCTGGCGACAAATCGGCCAATGCTGAAAAGCCAGCGAAACAATCGCGTGGTGGCCGTGGAGGCAAGCAGGACCGCCGCGACGACCGCAAGGTTGTCGGCATGGGCGATCACATGCCCAGCTTTATCGCGCTGTCCTTTGACGAACGCCGCGCTAGCTGA
- a CDS encoding SDR family oxidoreductase: MELGIAGKRALVCASSKGLGLGCAEALAEAGVNLVMNARGEEALLAAAQTIRDTYGVEVETVVADVTTAEGQQKVLDAAGAADILVTNAGGPPPGMWSDWERDDFIKALDANMLAPIALMKALLPGMMERGWGRVVNITSQSVKAPIAVLGLSNSARAGLTGYVAGTSRQVAGSGVTINNLLPGIHATDRAVSLDTGVAGQKGISIEEARTQREATIPAGRYGTRQEFGAACAFLCSQHAGFIVGQNILLDGGATNMTL; this comes from the coding sequence ATGGAACTGGGAATTGCAGGCAAGCGCGCATTGGTCTGTGCCAGCAGCAAGGGTCTGGGGCTTGGCTGTGCCGAGGCGCTGGCCGAAGCCGGGGTCAATCTGGTGATGAACGCACGCGGAGAAGAGGCGCTGCTGGCGGCGGCGCAGACCATCCGCGATACCTATGGCGTCGAGGTTGAGACCGTGGTTGCGGATGTCACCACCGCCGAGGGTCAGCAAAAGGTGCTGGACGCCGCAGGCGCGGCCGACATTCTGGTCACCAACGCGGGCGGCCCGCCCCCCGGCATGTGGTCGGACTGGGAGCGCGACGATTTCATCAAGGCGCTGGATGCCAATATGCTGGCGCCGATTGCGCTGATGAAAGCGCTGCTGCCCGGCATGATGGAGCGTGGCTGGGGCCGGGTGGTCAATATCACCTCGCAATCGGTAAAGGCACCGATCGCGGTGCTGGGCCTGTCGAATTCGGCGCGTGCCGGTCTCACTGGCTATGTTGCGGGCACCTCGCGGCAGGTCGCAGGCAGCGGTGTCACCATCAACAATCTGCTGCCGGGCATTCACGCAACCGACCGTGCCGTGTCGCTGGACACCGGCGTAGCCGGGCAAAAGGGCATTTCCATCGAAGAGGCCCGCACTCAGCGCGAAGCAACCATTCCGGCGGGCCGCTATGGCACCCGGCAGGAATTCGGCGCGGCCTGTGCCTTCCTCTGCTCGCAGCATGCGGGCTTCATCGTGGGGCAGAACATCCTGCTGGATGGCGGCGCCACCAATATGACGCTGTAA
- a CDS encoding Hint domain-containing protein encodes MTADRTAIRSIPAHAAAAFLVETGANMGDPLGVLEDLVLDDVYMLAPGAAAPRRLSVASGSDGSFTLAEDSELGQPGAALHLDCALTLMAEAGPNVDALVMVEVDAEGLIAAVYLVPMAPLMPQTGYTLLKAERAPARARLAQMASIAFTRGTHITLATGAQKPIEDLRPGDRILTRDDGVQELRWIGQTTSRATGAMAPILIRKGTLNNARDLLVSPDHRLMVYQRHDALGAGTPELLVAARHLVNGDSVVVQDGGFVDYFQLLFDRHHIVYAEGIAAESLFLDPVTEPALPPGLLQRIADGSIPPQRRDSHGLDVPSPLLDRPNLVELLKRASLR; translated from the coding sequence GTGACAGCCGACCGCACCGCGATCCGATCCATCCCGGCCCATGCCGCCGCCGCCTTTTTGGTGGAGACCGGCGCCAATATGGGCGATCCGCTGGGGGTGCTGGAGGATCTGGTGCTGGACGATGTCTATATGCTCGCCCCCGGCGCCGCAGCCCCGCGACGCCTGTCGGTGGCCAGCGGCAGCGATGGCAGTTTCACCCTCGCCGAAGACAGCGAGCTGGGCCAGCCCGGCGCCGCGCTGCATCTCGACTGCGCGCTCACCCTGATGGCCGAGGCCGGTCCCAATGTGGATGCGCTGGTGATGGTGGAGGTCGATGCCGAAGGGCTGATCGCCGCGGTCTACCTGGTGCCGATGGCGCCGCTGATGCCGCAGACCGGATATACGCTTCTGAAGGCCGAGCGCGCCCCGGCCCGGGCGCGGCTGGCGCAGATGGCCTCGATCGCCTTTACCCGGGGCACCCATATTACCCTCGCCACCGGCGCCCAGAAACCGATCGAGGATCTGCGCCCCGGTGACCGCATCCTGACCCGCGATGATGGTGTGCAGGAATTGCGCTGGATCGGTCAGACCACCAGCCGCGCTACCGGCGCCATGGCCCCGATCCTTATCCGCAAGGGTACGCTCAACAACGCCCGCGACCTACTGGTCAGCCCCGATCACCGGCTGATGGTCTACCAACGCCACGATGCGCTGGGGGCCGGAACGCCGGAATTGCTGGTCGCCGCCCGCCATCTGGTGAACGGAGACAGCGTGGTGGTGCAGGACGGCGGGTTCGTGGATTACTTCCAGCTGCTGTTTGACCGCCATCACATCGTCTATGCCGAGGGCATCGCCGCCGAAAGCCTGTTCCTGGACCCGGTGACCGAACCCGCCCTGCCCCCGGGCCTGCTGCAGCGGATCGCAGACGGATCCATCCCCCCCCAGCGCCGCGACAGCCACGGGCTGGACGTGCCAAGCCCGCTCTTGGACCGGCCCAATTTGGTGGAGCTGCTGAAGCGGGCGTCGCTGCGGTAG
- a CDS encoding biotin--[acetyl-CoA-carboxylase] ligase: MMTWPTGYGKRVLPEVDSTLDEAARIVGELQGPEWILALRQTKGRARRGRDWKDPKGNFAATLVIRPEGPASQVALRSFVASLAVYDACESLTGRSEGLALKWPNDVLLNGGKLAGILLESVGQGTGVSHLSIGIGVNLMETPMKEWLEPGAVWPVSLLSETGIQVAPEDFLEALAAAFARYEEQFATYGFEPIRTAWLARAAKLGEVITARTATSETEGTFETVDASGNLVLNTAKGRISIPAADVYF, encoded by the coding sequence TTGATGACCTGGCCGACGGGATATGGGAAACGGGTTCTACCCGAGGTGGACAGCACCCTGGACGAGGCAGCGCGGATCGTCGGTGAGCTTCAGGGCCCCGAGTGGATCCTGGCGCTGCGTCAGACCAAGGGACGCGCCCGCCGTGGCCGCGACTGGAAAGATCCCAAGGGCAATTTCGCAGCCACGCTGGTGATCCGTCCTGAAGGTCCGGCATCGCAGGTGGCGCTGCGCAGTTTCGTGGCCTCGCTGGCGGTCTATGATGCCTGCGAGTCCCTGACGGGGCGCAGCGAGGGGCTGGCTCTGAAATGGCCCAACGATGTGCTGCTGAACGGTGGCAAGCTGGCGGGCATCCTGTTGGAAAGCGTCGGGCAAGGCACAGGCGTCAGCCATCTGTCGATCGGCATTGGCGTCAACCTGATGGAAACCCCGATGAAGGAGTGGCTGGAACCCGGCGCCGTGTGGCCGGTCTCGCTGCTGTCGGAAACCGGTATTCAGGTCGCGCCCGAGGATTTCCTTGAGGCGCTGGCCGCGGCCTTTGCCCGATACGAGGAGCAATTCGCGACCTACGGGTTTGAACCGATCCGCACCGCCTGGCTGGCCCGCGCGGCCAAGCTGGGTGAGGTCATCACCGCACGCACCGCAACGTCGGAAACCGAAGGCACGTTCGAAACGGTGGACGCCAGTGGCAACCTTGTCCTAAACACCGCCAAAGGCCGCATTTCGATCCCGGCCGCGGATGTCTATTTCTAG
- a CDS encoding glycosyltransferase family 2 protein has product MTHSPTQTWGIVSTIKAEAKEVLNFAAYHLDAGAHRLFLYLDAPCPEARDLLARHPKIRVFDCDDASWAQRRKGGKPDKHQVRQTLNATRAYRRQTKGLDWLIHMDVDEFLWSKEPLSQVLARQPETALCARAYPIESLAGGDGSAFKTQIPRGSDRGARAGQLYPTYGEHLLSGFLSHTQGKLFVRPGVEEGKLRIHNFFVDGEENPSQVVLPDVDLCHLHARDWDSWLSHYSYRLKQGSYRSELKPARPRDKGGINLHELLSAIEAEQGTNGLRDFFNETCADSPELRTRLEQEGCLRIRELRLAEKRAKHFPKFA; this is encoded by the coding sequence CTGACACATTCGCCGACACAGACATGGGGTATCGTCAGCACCATAAAGGCCGAGGCCAAGGAGGTACTGAACTTTGCCGCATATCATCTGGACGCAGGCGCGCATCGGCTTTTCCTCTATCTTGATGCCCCCTGCCCCGAGGCACGCGATCTCTTGGCGCGGCACCCAAAGATCCGGGTTTTCGACTGCGATGACGCCTCCTGGGCGCAGCGGCGCAAGGGCGGCAAACCTGACAAGCACCAGGTCCGGCAAACCCTGAATGCCACCCGCGCCTACAGACGTCAGACCAAGGGGCTGGATTGGCTGATCCATATGGATGTGGATGAATTCCTCTGGTCCAAAGAGCCCTTGTCACAGGTGCTGGCGCGCCAGCCCGAAACGGCTCTCTGCGCGCGCGCGTACCCGATTGAAAGCCTGGCCGGAGGCGACGGCTCTGCCTTCAAGACGCAAATCCCCCGTGGTAGCGACAGAGGTGCCCGGGCCGGGCAGCTTTATCCCACCTATGGCGAGCATCTGCTCAGCGGCTTTCTCAGCCATACCCAAGGCAAGCTTTTCGTCCGTCCGGGTGTGGAAGAGGGCAAGCTGCGCATCCACAATTTCTTCGTGGACGGGGAGGAAAATCCCAGCCAAGTGGTCCTGCCGGATGTCGACCTGTGCCATCTTCACGCCCGCGATTGGGACAGCTGGCTGTCGCATTACAGCTACCGGCTGAAGCAGGGCTCCTACCGATCCGAGCTGAAACCGGCCCGGCCCCGCGACAAGGGCGGTATCAATCTGCACGAACTCCTCTCCGCCATCGAGGCGGAACAGGGCACCAACGGTCTGCGCGATTTTTTCAACGAGACCTGCGCCGACAGCCCGGAACTGCGGACGCGGCTTGAGCAGGAAGGCTGCCTGCGAATCCGTGAACTGCGCCTCGCGGAGAAACGCGCCAAACATTTTCCAAAATTCGCCTAA
- a CDS encoding type III pantothenate kinase, giving the protein MLLAVDCGNTNTVFSIYDGEEFIGMWRTATDWKRTADQYYVWLNTLMRLQGIEADITDMIISSTVPRVVFNLRVLADRYFNTRPLVVGKPDCLLPVEVRVDEGTAVGPDRLVNTVAGFDHYGGNLVMVDFGTATTFDVVAEDGAYVGGVIAPGVNLSLEALHQAAAALPHVDISKPQKVIGTNTVACMQSGVFWGYVGLVREICTRIKEERGVPMKIISTGGLAPLFQQTADLFDAFEDDLTMHGLQVIHKYNKDNGTPNEH; this is encoded by the coding sequence ATGCTTCTGGCCGTTGATTGTGGCAATACCAATACTGTCTTCTCGATCTATGACGGGGAGGAGTTCATCGGCATGTGGCGCACCGCCACCGATTGGAAACGCACCGCGGATCAGTATTACGTCTGGCTCAACACGCTGATGCGGCTACAGGGGATCGAGGCGGATATCACCGACATGATCATCTCCTCTACTGTGCCGCGGGTGGTGTTCAACCTGCGTGTTCTGGCGGATCGTTATTTCAACACACGGCCCCTGGTGGTTGGCAAGCCCGATTGCCTGCTGCCGGTCGAGGTGCGCGTGGATGAAGGCACCGCAGTGGGGCCGGACCGGCTGGTCAATACGGTCGCCGGGTTCGATCACTACGGTGGCAATCTGGTGATGGTGGATTTCGGAACGGCGACCACCTTTGATGTCGTGGCCGAGGATGGCGCCTATGTCGGCGGCGTGATCGCCCCCGGCGTGAACCTCAGTCTTGAGGCTCTGCATCAGGCGGCCGCTGCGCTGCCGCATGTGGACATCTCGAAACCGCAAAAAGTCATTGGCACCAATACCGTGGCCTGCATGCAATCTGGCGTGTTCTGGGGTTACGTGGGGCTGGTGCGAGAGATATGCACCCGCATCAAGGAAGAGCGCGGTGTGCCTATGAAGATCATATCAACAGGCGGGCTGGCGCCTTTGTTCCAGCAAACGGCGGATCTGTTTGACGCATTTGAGGACGACCTCACAATGCACGGCCTACAGGTCATCCATAAATACAATAAGGATAACGGTACTCCGAATGAGCACTGA
- a CDS encoding ribonuclease J, which produces MSTERLIYLPLGGAGEIGMNAYVYGYGKPGKERLILVDLGVAFPDMETSPGVDLIMPDITWLKERVDQLEAIFITHGHEDHIGAVSHLYGDLRVPVYARAFTANLARRKMEERGHDPKVVQTVSAWPEVTKLGPFTVGVAPMSHSIPESGALVIDSPAGRIVHTGDFKLDPNPLVGEAFDPQMWTEIAKDGVQAMVCDSTNVFSAHPGRSESELAPEITKLIESATGMVAATTFASNVARVKTLAEAGERAGRSIVLLGRAMLRMVEAAVETGVLKDFPKVIQPEDAQELPRDNVMLITTGSQGERRAATAQMARGKYRGLELKAGDLFLFSSKTIPGNEKGVIRIMNQFSERGVDVVDDSSGLYHVSGHANRPDLEQLHALVKPKILVPMHGEHRHLRQHARIAEEKGYASVVAVNGTMLDLSGDQGPKIVDYVDTGRTYLDGSVKIGALDGIVRDRIRMALNGHVVITVILDEEDEPLGEPWCDIKGLAETGTSDAALAEVIEEDLNQFLMRAGAKTLRDDDKLEGELRRVARQTANNEIGKKPEVTVVISRMR; this is translated from the coding sequence ATGAGCACTGAACGATTGATCTATCTGCCCCTTGGCGGGGCAGGTGAAATTGGCATGAACGCCTATGTCTATGGGTATGGCAAACCGGGCAAGGAACGCCTGATCCTGGTGGATCTGGGCGTTGCGTTTCCGGATATGGAGACCAGCCCGGGCGTGGATCTGATCATGCCCGACATCACCTGGCTGAAGGAACGCGTTGACCAGCTTGAGGCAATTTTCATCACCCACGGTCACGAGGACCACATCGGGGCGGTCTCGCATCTCTATGGGGATTTGCGGGTGCCGGTCTACGCGCGTGCCTTTACCGCCAACCTCGCCCGCCGCAAGATGGAAGAGCGCGGCCACGATCCCAAGGTGGTGCAGACCGTTTCGGCCTGGCCCGAAGTGACCAAACTTGGTCCCTTCACCGTCGGTGTCGCGCCGATGTCCCACTCCATCCCCGAAAGCGGCGCATTGGTGATCGACAGCCCGGCGGGGCGGATCGTGCACACCGGCGATTTCAAGCTGGACCCGAACCCGCTGGTCGGCGAAGCCTTTGATCCGCAGATGTGGACCGAGATCGCCAAGGACGGTGTGCAGGCGATGGTCTGTGATTCCACCAATGTCTTCTCGGCCCATCCCGGTCGCTCTGAATCCGAACTGGCGCCGGAGATCACCAAACTGATCGAGAGCGCAACCGGCATGGTTGCAGCCACCACCTTTGCCTCCAACGTTGCGCGAGTGAAGACCCTTGCCGAGGCGGGCGAGCGGGCAGGGCGGTCGATCGTCCTCTTGGGCCGTGCCATGCTGCGCATGGTTGAGGCCGCCGTGGAAACCGGTGTGCTGAAGGATTTCCCCAAGGTGATCCAGCCTGAGGACGCGCAGGAACTGCCGCGTGACAACGTGATGCTGATCACTACCGGTAGCCAAGGCGAACGCCGGGCGGCAACCGCGCAGATGGCACGCGGTAAGTATCGCGGGCTTGAGCTGAAGGCCGGTGATCTGTTCCTGTTCTCCTCGAAAACCATTCCGGGCAACGAGAAGGGCGTGATCCGCATCATGAACCAGTTCTCGGAGCGCGGCGTCGACGTCGTAGATGACAGCTCTGGCCTGTACCACGTGTCGGGCCATGCCAACCGTCCCGACCTTGAACAGCTGCACGCGCTGGTCAAACCGAAGATCCTGGTGCCGATGCACGGCGAACACCGCCACCTGCGCCAGCACGCTCGCATTGCCGAGGAAAAAGGCTATGCCAGCGTTGTGGCGGTGAACGGCACCATGCTGGATCTTTCCGGTGATCAGGGGCCGAAGATCGTCGACTATGTGGACACCGGCCGGACCTATCTGGATGGATCGGTCAAGATCGGCGCACTGGATGGCATCGTGCGTGACCGGATCCGCATGGCGCTGAACGGCCACGTGGTGATCACGGTGATCCTTGATGAAGAAGACGAACCGCTGGGCGAACCCTGGTGCGACATCAAAGGCCTAGCGGAGACCGGAACATCCGATGCGGCGCTGGCTGAGGTGATCGAAGAGGACCTGAACCAGTTCCTGATGCGCGCCGGTGCCAAGACCCTGCGCGACGATGACAAGCTGGAAGGCGAGTTGCGCCGTGTGGCGCGTCAAACCGCGAACAACGAGATCGGCAAGAAGCCTGAAGTAACGGTGGTGATCAGCCGTATGCGCTGA
- a CDS encoding sodium:proline symporter produces the protein MQAIAITTIFAAIILLSLYYAPRRATVGGFFGGQSDRGEAPTLWTLVLSQVTTWIFARSLMNAAILGFYYGIAGTLAYAAYYGSFLTGGYIVGRMRAQGATSVQSWLAERFGATGTTAYNLVIALRLLSEVFANLLVVGLIFAAALPDVAGAETTAILVVGVLALAYSAWGGLSAALRTDVIQMSLFLVVFGAAFVALILRPGFDIFAVMTAPGAAGAHNGWVLLVVAALQVFSYPVHDPVMMDRGFLADPATTRKSFLHAFWISALCIIAFGFFGIQASLEGAEYEGQLLGTWATMLPGWVFVMLIVSLLVSALSTLDSALSSAARLVVEELRLAPRSLMGGRIAMVVFAAAGGALTLWGNKTLFDAVAVSGTASMFLTPVLVAGLLGKRQVAIWAYLVSFGAAIVGAAAYMFRDVPGVSGLLYDGHKYEQLLQICVIVLVVGFAAVARGSRRVEA, from the coding sequence ATGCAGGCCATCGCCATAACCACCATCTTTGCCGCTATCATATTGCTCAGCCTCTATTACGCGCCGCGGAGGGCGACGGTGGGCGGGTTCTTCGGCGGTCAGTCTGACCGGGGAGAGGCGCCGACCCTGTGGACGCTGGTGCTGTCACAGGTGACCACGTGGATTTTCGCGCGCTCGTTGATGAACGCCGCGATCCTGGGCTTTTACTACGGCATCGCGGGAACTCTGGCCTATGCGGCCTACTATGGATCCTTTCTGACCGGCGGCTATATCGTTGGCCGGATGCGCGCACAGGGTGCGACATCGGTGCAATCCTGGCTGGCGGAGCGTTTCGGCGCCACGGGCACCACCGCCTATAATCTGGTGATCGCACTGCGCCTGTTGTCCGAAGTTTTTGCCAACCTGCTGGTGGTCGGGCTGATCTTTGCCGCCGCCCTGCCGGATGTGGCAGGGGCCGAGACAACCGCCATTCTGGTGGTTGGTGTGCTGGCGCTGGCCTATTCCGCATGGGGCGGGCTGTCGGCGGCGCTGCGCACCGATGTGATCCAGATGTCGCTGTTCCTCGTGGTCTTTGGCGCCGCCTTTGTGGCGCTGATCCTGCGCCCGGGCTTTGATATCTTTGCGGTGATGACCGCGCCGGGGGCCGCGGGCGCCCATAACGGCTGGGTGCTGCTGGTGGTGGCCGCGCTGCAGGTCTTCTCTTACCCGGTGCATGATCCGGTGATGATGGACCGCGGCTTTCTTGCCGATCCCGCCACCACCCGCAAAAGCTTTTTGCATGCCTTCTGGATTTCGGCGCTCTGCATCATCGCCTTTGGCTTTTTCGGTATTCAGGCTTCCCTTGAGGGCGCGGAATACGAAGGGCAGCTGTTGGGCACCTGGGCGACTATGCTGCCGGGCTGGGTTTTCGTCATGCTGATCGTGTCGCTGCTGGTCTCGGCGCTGTCCACGCTTGATTCCGCGCTCAGCTCTGCCGCGCGTCTGGTGGTCGAAGAACTGCGCCTTGCGCCGCGCAGCCTGATGGGCGGCCGTATCGCCATGGTGGTCTTTGCCGCTGCTGGTGGCGCGCTGACGCTTTGGGGGAACAAGACGCTGTTTGACGCGGTGGCTGTATCCGGTACCGCCTCGATGTTCCTGACCCCGGTGCTGGTGGCGGGGCTTCTGGGCAAACGGCAGGTGGCAATCTGGGCCTATCTGGTCAGCTTTGGTGCGGCCATTGTCGGCGCTGCGGCCTATATGTTCCGCGATGTACCTGGCGTCTCGGGGTTGCTGTACGATGGGCACAAGTACGAGCAGCTTTTGCAGATCTGCGTGATCGTGCTGGTGGTCGGCTTTGCCGCAGTGGCACGTGGCAGCCGCAGGGTTGAAGCCTGA
- a CDS encoding peptide chain release factor 3: MLDSVTNRPELPPEIARRRTFAIISHPDAGKTTLTEKFLLYGGAIQMAGQVRAKGEARRTRSDFMQMEKDRGISVSASAMSFDFDGFRFNLVDTPGHSDFSEDTYRTLTAVDAAVMVIDGAKGVESQTQKLFEVCRLRDLPILTFCNKMDRESRDTFEIIDEIQEMLAIDVTPASWPIGVGRDFIGCYDLLRDRLELMDRADRNKVAESISIEGLDDPKLAEHVPAHLLEKFLEEVEMAKELLPTLDPQSVLEGHMTPIWFGSAINSFGVKELMDGIGRYGPEPQPQKASPRQVCPEEKKVVGFVFKVQANMDPKHRDRVAFVRMASGHFKRGMKLTHVRTKKPMAISNPVLFLASDRELAEEAWAGDIIGIPNHGQLRIGDTLTEGEALRATGIPSFAPELLQTVRAGDPMKAKHLEKALMQFAEEGAAKVFKPSFGSGFIVGVVGALQFEVLASRIEMEYGLPVRFEPSQFTSARWVSGEKPAVEKFINANKQHIATDHDGDTVYLTRLQWDIDRVERDYPDLKLTATKEMMV; the protein is encoded by the coding sequence ATGCTGGATTCCGTCACAAACCGCCCCGAACTGCCGCCCGAAATCGCGCGGCGCCGCACCTTTGCGATCATCTCGCACCCGGATGCGGGCAAGACCACTCTGACCGAGAAATTCCTGCTCTATGGCGGCGCGATCCAGATGGCCGGTCAGGTGCGCGCCAAGGGTGAAGCGCGGCGCACGCGCTCGGACTTCATGCAGATGGAAAAGGACCGGGGCATCTCGGTTTCGGCCTCGGCCATGTCGTTCGATTTCGACGGTTTCCGCTTCAATCTGGTGGACACCCCCGGCCACTCGGACTTTTCCGAAGACACCTACCGGACGCTGACGGCGGTGGATGCGGCGGTGATGGTGATCGACGGCGCCAAAGGTGTCGAGAGCCAGACGCAGAAACTGTTCGAAGTCTGCCGCCTGCGCGATCTGCCGATCCTGACCTTCTGTAACAAGATGGACCGGGAAAGCCGCGACACGTTTGAGATCATTGACGAAATCCAGGAAATGCTGGCGATTGACGTGACCCCCGCCAGCTGGCCCATCGGAGTCGGGCGCGATTTCATCGGTTGCTATGACCTGTTGCGCGACCGGCTGGAGCTGATGGACCGCGCCGACCGCAACAAGGTTGCCGAGAGCATCTCGATCGAAGGGCTGGACGATCCGAAACTGGCAGAACACGTGCCTGCGCATCTGCTTGAGAAGTTCCTGGAAGAGGTGGAGATGGCCAAGGAGCTGTTGCCGACCCTTGACCCGCAATCGGTGCTGGAGGGTCATATGACCCCGATCTGGTTCGGCTCTGCGATCAACTCCTTCGGGGTGAAGGAGTTGATGGATGGGATCGGCCGATACGGCCCCGAGCCGCAGCCGCAAAAAGCCAGCCCGCGCCAGGTCTGTCCGGAGGAAAAGAAGGTCGTCGGCTTCGTCTTCAAGGTACAGGCCAATATGGACCCCAAGCACCGCGACCGCGTCGCCTTCGTGCGCATGGCCTCGGGCCATTTCAAACGCGGCATGAAGCTGACCCACGTGCGCACCAAGAAGCCCATGGCGATCTCGAACCCGGTGCTGTTCCTGGCTTCGGACCGGGAACTGGCGGAAGAGGCATGGGCGGGTGACATCATCGGTATTCCGAACCACGGCCAGCTGCGCATTGGTGATACGTTGACCGAAGGCGAGGCCCTGCGGGCGACCGGTATCCCCTCCTTTGCGCCGGAACTGCTGCAGACCGTGCGGGCGGGCGATCCGATGAAAGCGAAGCACCTGGAAAAGGCGCTGATGCAATTCGCAGAGGAAGGCGCCGCCAAGGTCTTCAAACCCTCGTTCGGCTCCGGCTTCATCGTCGGCGTTGTGGGTGCTTTGCAGTTCGAAGTGCTCGCCAGCCGGATCGAGATGGAATACGGCCTGCCGGTGCGTTTTGAGCCCTCTCAGTTTACCTCGGCCCGGTGGGTCTCCGGGGAAAAACCGGCGGTGGAGAAATTCATCAACGCCAACAAGCAGCACATCGCGACAGACCATGACGGCGACACCGTCTACCTGACGCGGCTGCAATGGGACATCGACCGGGTGGAGCGGGATTATCCGGACTTGAAACTGACCGCGACCAAGGAAATGATGGTCTAA